The nucleotide window TCCTTCTCCTGCTAGAAATTATGGTTATACCAGGTACAACCATAGTGGGAATAATTGGATTTTTACTATTGGCAGCCGGAATTTGGGTTACGTTCGATCAATTCGGTGTCAATATGGGCTTGATTGCAATTGGCTCAACCTTAGCCGCTTCCGTATTGATATTTATGTTTATTTTCAAAAGCAACACATGGAAAAAACTGATGTTGAAAGAGAATATCGAATCGAAAGTTGAAGCGTTCGACAAATACGAACCAGAAATTGGAGAAGAGGGAGTTGCAATATCAAGATTAGCACCTATGGGTAAGATAGTTGTTAATGGACACGAATTTGAAGCAAAAGCTCAGAGTTCATTTATAGACGAAAAATCAGTTGTAGAAATTATTGGTGTTGAATCAAACAAAGTAATAGTTAAACTTAAATCATAAATAAAATGGATTTACATTATTTTTTGATCTTTGGAGCAATAGCCATAGTAGCGTTATGGCTTCTTTTTTACCTTATCCCCGTAGGATTGTGGTTTAGTGCTCTTGTTTCAGGCGTTAAAATACCACTATTGCAGTTAATATTGATGCGTTGGCGTAAAGTTCCGCCAGCAATAATTGTACGCGCAATGATTGAAGCGACAAAAGCAGGTATTCCAATTAACCGAAATGAATTGGAGGCACACTTTTTAGCGGGTGGACATGTCGAGAGAGTAGTACACGCTTTGGTATCAGCCAATAAAGCTAATATTGACTTAACATTTAAAGTGGCAACAGCTATCGACCTTGCCGGTCGCGATGTTTTCGAGGCTGTTCAAATGTCGGTTAATCCGAAAGTTATTAACACTCCTCCGGTTGCAGCAGTTGCAAAAGACGGTATTCAGCTTATTTGTAAAGCTCGTGTAACTGTACGTGCAAACATCAAGCAGTTAGTTGGTGGAGCCGGAGAAGAAACTGTTTTAGCAAGAGTTGGCGAGGGTATCGTTAGTTCAATCGGTTCGGCTATATCTCACAAATCGGTTCTTGAAACGCCCGACAGCATCTCTCGCGTTGTGCTGCAAAAAGGGTTAGATGCAGGTACAGCATTTGAGATCCTATCAATTGACATTGCTGATATAGACGTTGGAAAAAATATCGGTGCAGCACTATTGATGGACCAAGCAGAAGCCGACAAAAATATCGCTCAAGCCAAGGCTGAAGAGAGACGTGCAATGGCAGTTGCTTTAGAACAAGAAAATGTTGCTCTGGCACAAGAAATGCGTGCCCGCGTTATCGAGGCAGAAGCCGAAGTCCCAAGAGCAATAGCTGACGCATTCCGAAGTGGAAATCTTGGTATAATGGATTATTACCGAATGAGAAATATTGAATCGGATACCCGAATGAGAGATAGTATCTCAAAAGACCCATCAGGATTATAGAGTTGAAAGTTTGTAAAGTTAAAAAAACGTACAACTAACAAACTAACAGTCAGAATATTGTAGAGACGTCACACCGTGGCGTCTCTCTTCTTAATTGACAGATAATGAAAAAAAAGAGCCTAGTTTATGAAAACGTTGAGATTGTTGATATTGCATCCGAAGGAGTTGCAATAGCCAAAGTTGATGGTATGGTCGTTTTCGTACCCTACGTTGCTCCCGGCGACGTTGTTGATATTAGAGTTTCGAGAAAGAAAAAATCGTATGCCAAAGGCGTTGCAATAAAATTTCATAAACAAAGCCCTTTTAGAACCGAGCCCTTTTGCGAACATTTTGGTCTGTGCGGAGGTTGCAAATGGCAACACTTAGACTACAATAAACAACTCTACTACAAAGCAAAACAAGTAACCGATAATCTTGAACGAATTGCTAAAGTGCCGTTCCCTACCCCACTCCCAATAATAAGGTCTGAAGAACAGAGACACTATCGCAATAAACTTGAATACACCTTTGCCGATAAGCGTTGGTTCTTACCTCACGAGCCTTTTGAACATGGAGATAAACATATTGGAGCTTTAGGTTTTCATATCCCCGGACGGTTCGATAAAGTTTTAGATATTAATAACTGCTATTTGCAGCCAGCTTTGTCAAATGAAATTAGGCTCGAGGTCAAAAAATACTGTGTAGAGAACAACTTGCCATTCAAAAACCTG belongs to Bacteroidales bacterium and includes:
- the floA gene encoding flotillin-like protein FloA (flotillin-like protein involved in membrane lipid rafts) produces the protein MDLHYFLIFGAIAIVALWLLFYLIPVGLWFSALVSGVKIPLLQLILMRWRKVPPAIIVRAMIEATKAGIPINRNELEAHFLAGGHVERVVHALVSANKANIDLTFKVATAIDLAGRDVFEAVQMSVNPKVINTPPVAAVAKDGIQLICKARVTVRANIKQLVGGAGEETVLARVGEGIVSSIGSAISHKSVLETPDSISRVVLQKGLDAGTAFEILSIDIADIDVGKNIGAALLMDQAEADKNIAQAKAEERRAMAVALEQENVALAQEMRARVIEAEAEVPRAIADAFRSGNLGIMDYYRMRNIESDTRMRDSISKDPSGL